The sequence TCCCTGCTCAGATTGAAGGTCAGGCCTTTTCGGTGGCGACCAAATATGACAGACTACCTGCCAAAGCAGCGCAAACAGTGCCTTCCAAGGTCTGGAACTTATCAAGGATGAGTGCCGGGTTGTCGGTGCGATTTCGTACTTCAGCACCTGATATTGTGGTGAGGTATGTGGTGACAGGAAAACTGGATATGCCACATATGCCGGCGACTGGTGCCAGTGGTGTGGATTTGTATAGTATAGACCCGAATGGGGCATGGAAATGGAGTGCGGGGAAGTATAATTTTGGAGATACGGTTACTTATCGGTTTTCTGGTATGAGCAAGGATGCGGGCGAATACCGGTTGTATTTGCCGCTCTATAATACCGTGAAGTGGCTGGAAATAGGAACTGTGGGCAGTGATAGTGTTCATTTTTTACCATTGAGACCCGAAAAACCGATTGTTGTTTATGGTACCTCCATTGCACAGGGAGCTTGTGCCTCCCGACCCGGATTAGCATGGACGAATCAATTGGATAGGATGATGGACAGACCGGTGATTAACCTCGGCTTTGCCGGCAATGGGAAACTGGACCCACCGGTGACGGAGTTGTTAACAGAGATTGATGCGAAGGTATATGTGCTGGATTGTCTGCCGAATATTTCAAGTCGTTCCTATGAGGAAATTTTTGCAAAGGTATTGGCAGCAGTTGAACAACTCCGGAAAGTGAAGCCCAATACTCCTATTTTATTAGTAGAACATGGAAGGATCGGAGGAAATGATGCACTGGAAAATGCATATTATTCACTTCAGGACAAAGGGGTCAAACAACTATATCTACTCCCTGTTGAACAACTGGGGCTTGGTATCGAAAGCACTGTAGACGGCACTCATCCCAACGATATTGGTATGCAACAATATGCGAATGCCTATGCTCAGATCCTTCGACAGATCTTTCATGAACCTATTGGCAATATCAACACCACTATCCCCTGCCGCCAATACCGTGAGCTGATCCGGTATGACTGGGATCTTCGCCACAATACCCTGCTGGCTATGAACAAAAAGAACCCTCCTAAAGTTGTTATCATTGGTAATTCCATTACCCATTTCTGGGGTGGAGAACCAGCCGGCCCTATTGCCAGAGGCACAGACTCCTGGCCGAAAGGTGCAAGAAATATGGGGTTTGGATGGGACAGGGTGGAAAATGTGCTATGGAGAGTGTATCATGATGAACTGGATGGATTTGAAGCGAGGAAAATTGTCATCATGATAGGCACTAATAACCTGCAAATGAATACAGATGCGGAAATCATAGCAGGGTTACAACAACTGGTGATCGCGATCAAAGAAAGACAACCAAAGGCAGATATCCTGCTGGCAGGCATACTTCCCCGCGTAGATATGGCAGATAGAGTAGCAAAAATTAATAAAGGTATCCAGCAAATGGCGGGTATGCAACAGGTGTTGTTTATCAACCCCGGGCAGGTTTTACTGAACACAGATTTAAAACCGGATAGCACGCTCTTCACCGATGGCTTGCACCCAAACAGCACAGGGTACAGCCAACTGGCAGATTATTTAAGGAGCTATCTGCAATAGAGCGGGTTATCTGAAGTCTTATCTGCTACAGCAGGCATTATATGCAGCCTTCTGCTACAGAGGGCATTATATGAAGTCTTATCTGCTACAGCGGGCATTATATGAAGTCTTATCTGCTACAGCAGGCATTATATGAAGTCTTATCTGCTACAGTGGGCATTATATGAAGTCTTATCTGCTACAGCAGGCATTATATGCAGCCTTCTGCTACAGCGGGCATTATATGCAGCCTTCTGCTATAATGCGCATTATCTGAAGCGCTACCTGCAATAGGTTTACAATTCATTTAAACTTCCGATGGATTACCTGGACCAATACCTGCAATAGATTTAAAATTCATTTAAACTCTTTGACCCAACCATGACACGTGTTTTGAACCGTGCCTGTACTTTACAACGTTTAAAAAAATCATATTAACCAATGGGTGCACGTTTTGCTTTTCACCTTACAATGTTGACCGCTGTTACGCTCTTTGCTAAGGAATCTTCACAGGCACAGGACAAAGACCTGACACGTTATGTGAAACCAATCATCGGTACTGCTAAAATGGGACATGTGTATCCAGGGGCGACTGTGCCCTTCGGCATGGTACAGCTAAGCCCTGACACGGATACCATTCCTTACGAAATGAATGGAAAATATAACCCGGATGTGTATAAGTATTGCGCGGGTTATCAGTATTCAGACAAGACCATCTGTGGTTTTAGTCATACCCACTTCAGTGGTACTGGTCACTCAGACCTGGGTGACTTCCTCATAATGCCCACCACTGGTCAGCTACACCTGAACCCGGGTACAGCAGATCATCCGGAGACGGGTTATCGCAGTACTTTTTCTCATGACAATGAAACCGCCGCTGCTGATTATTACAAAGTAAAGCTGGATAAATACAATATCACAGCAGAACTCACAGCTACCAACAGGGTTGGTTTTCACCAATATACATTTGCAGAAGCCACTGATCAGGCACATATTATTCTTGATCTGATGGCAGGTATTTATAACTACTCCAACAAGAACGTGTGGACTTTTGTAAGGGTGGAAAATGATACACTCATTACTGGTTACCGTCAGACGAATGGCTGGGCCAGGACAAGGATTGAATACTTTGCCATGTCTTTCTCCAAACCATTCTATCAATATGGTCACCAGAATCAAACGAATGATGTGTACAGAGGTTTCTGGAGAAAGTTTGACACGAACCATAACTTCCCTGAAATGGCGGGAAGACAGGTCCGCGCTTACTTTGATTTCAAAGTAGCTGCTGGTGAAAAGGTGAAGATCAAGTTTGCATTGTCCCCTGTAAGCACAGAAGGTGCATTGAAAAACCTGAGAGAGGAAGCACCGGGATGGGATTTTGAAAAAGTGAAACAGGATGGCCAGGCATTGTGGAACAAGGAACTGCATAAGATCGATGCACAACTGCTGAATGAAGATGAAATGGTGAACTTCTATACTGCTATGTACCATGCTTTCATCAGTCCTACCACATATATGGATGTAGATGGTAACTATCGTGGGTTAGACCAGAACATTCATCAGGCACAGCACTTCACTAATTATACGACTTTCTCCCTTTGGGATACGTATCGCGCATTGCATCCCCTTTTCAATATCATTCAGCCGAAACGCAATGCGGATATGGCACAGAGCATGCTGGCACATTTTGATCAGAGTGCACAACATATGTTGCCGGTATGGTCACATTATGCCAATGAGAACTGGTGTATGATTGGTTATCACAGTGTGTCAGTCATTGTAGATGCGGTGATGAAAGGCAATGCATCATTTGATGCAAACAAGGCACTGGATGCCTGTGTGACCACGGCGCTTCATCGTACTTATGATGGTCTGGGTTATTATATAGATAATGGTTATGTACCTGAAGATAAGAGTGGTGCTTCTGTATCCAAGACACTGGAATATGCATATGACGACTGGTGTATAGCACAGCTGGCAAAGAAACTGCACAGGGATGATATTTATGCAACATTCATCAAGCGTTCTGAGAATTATAAGAATGTGTACGATCCGGCTTCAGGCTATATGCGCCCTCGTTTGAGCGATGGTAGTTTCAGGAAAGAGTTTGATCCATTGAAAACAGACAATCAGGGGTTCATAGAAGGGAATGCGTGGAATTACAGTCTGTATGTACCACAGAATCCTGCTGCTATGATCGCACTGCGTGGAGACAAGAAAGCGTTTTCCCGTCATCTGGATTCATTGTTTACGATGCATTTGCCAGATGAGTTCTTTGCAGAGACAGAGGATATTACCAGGGATGGTATAATTGGGAACTATGTGCATGGGAATGAGCCATCTCATCATGCGGCTTATTTGTATAACTGGACAGGTGAGCCATGGAAAACGCAGGAGCGGGTGAGGATGATCCTGAAAAAGATGTATAAACCGTCTGCTGATGGTTTGGGTGGTAATGACGATTGTGGACAGATGAGTGCGTGGTATATTTTTACATCCTTAGGTTTTTATCCGGTTTGCCCGGGTTCAACTGAGTATATATTGGGTAGTCCTGCGGTGAAAAGTGCTGTGTTACAACTGGAAAATGGGAAGACATTTACAGTAGAGGCGCCGAATCAGAGTGAAACGAATGTGTATGTGCAGAAGGTGACGCTGAATGGGAAGCCGGTAGTGAGTAATTCAATTACCCATGATGATATTATGAACGGTGGTAAGCTCGTGTTTTATATGGGAGCAAAGCCGAAGAAGTAGGTAGTGGCACGGTATAACTACGGTATAACTACGGTATAACTACAGTATAGCTTCGGTACTACTATAGTACTAAAAGGTCATCAAAAGGGCACTTCATTATCCTGGGGATATTGAAGTGCCCTTTTAGTGTCGAACAAGCGTCGAAGAAGCATCGAAGAAGCGTCGAACAAGCGTCGAAGGAATACCAGCGGTTTTATAGCATGATCATGATAAAAGGATTTCGTAAATTTATGATAACTAACCCTACACATATGAAATCCGCCTCTCAACCAAACCAATTCAGGTTTCACAACCTGGGTGTCGGCGACATCCAGTTAGGCCGAAAGCCTGGACACATTCCAGGCATGTTACCTTTTAACCTATATACGGGTAAGCATCATTTTACAGTCGCTCCTCATGCCAGTCTTTACCATGTATTCAACAGACCTATTAAGTGTATGATTGAGCAAAAGGACAATGGTATTGCCATGAGTCATCTTTTTGCTGGTGTGAATGAGAATGGGTTTATAAACAGGATCTTTATTTACCCGGATCAACCAGGGTTTCAACTGGCTACCCGGCTGAGTCATTTATACGGCGAGCCTGCCGACCAAAATAACTGGGTGACAGATAGTGATACGGAGATTACTTTGCAGACTTCCAATGCCTTGTTGCAAACGGTGATTGCATTTCGTTTTCTGTATGATATGACTGCGTTGAAAGAGTATGAGGTTCACGTGGTATAAAAAGAAAAGGCCTGCTAAAAAGCAGGCCAGTTATGGTACTTTGGGGGGGACAATACAATTTAGGGTTTTCAAAGGGTACAATATTTTAAATCAGCATTCAGGCTAATTGCCTTCTCAATATTATTAAAAATAAAGTTGACGTAGCACGTTTGATGGATGAATATGTTACTTGCATTTATTATGTTTGAATTAACTGTTATAACATCCGAATAAACACGCAATAAGCAAAATGCCTGTCAGTCATGCCGGTACAAGTTTTTTGGTGGATAAATTGCTGATAAACAGTCTCAGTTTTACGATTTCGTGGGGATAAAAAACCGGCATTGAATCAACACGAAACGTACCTATGCGCATTCACAAACTGCGTGAATCACGGTCTTTGAAAGACCGTGAAATCACGGTATTCAAGATCTTCATTATAAAGTGTAATCGTAATAGCCCTGATCTGACCGAAGGAGTATCCCAAAACCCGATAGTGTGCAGAAAAAAACAATCCTCACCGATAATTACCGGGGTACATGCACCGTTATTAACGCAGAAATTACTGCATCTTTACTGGAAAATTGAGTAGAAAAGGACGGTTTTTGCATTAGACAAAATTATATATGAACTGATTATACAGTAATTACGAATTTATACACATTGTAATGTTATGATTATTAATAACTTACAGTGATAACTGTATTTGTTTTAAATTAGTTTTATGTTGTCAATGAGATTTTCAAAACCTAAAATAACATCTTATGTCAGCCGCAACAATCATGAAAGCCGGTCAGTTTGTGAACGATAAGCATGTAACCATGCTCAAAAATAATTACAGGGAGAATAGATGGAAAGCTAACTCTGAACGTCTGGGCAAATTGGATTCTCTAAGCGTTTGGTATAGCCTGGATGAACTCAAACATTATATCGAAACAGCTGAAGCTGCTGGAGCTGATGGTATTAGAGTGTATTTTGGTGTTTACCCTTCTTCTTTCCCTGAAAACATCCTGCTGGAAGACAGGCAGACAATCGTTTTCGTCGCTACTCAGCAGAAAGTAAACGAATCCGGTAAAACTGAAAACAAAGATCTGTATGTTTCCACACCTAATGGTGCTGAGATCGTAGCTTTTAACTTTGGTTATCCATGCCCTCCGGCCTGTATTGGTCAAGCTGGTAACGAATTGAGAGGTGTTAAGATCGATGCAGCAATTGCAAGCAAGATCTAATTATACCACATCTATATATAGATATCAACTTATGCTGCCGGATTAGTAATCCGGCAGTTTTTTTGCCAGTCAAAAAATTTCACCCTGCTTTTGCTAACTTTCCACGACCAATAACAGTTAAAAAGCTATCGTATTTATTTCATATGTCCTGTGCACTACTGAACGTATTAACGTTATCACATTTTTCGCTTTATCAACAACCGGTAATTGTCATGACGATCCTGTTGTGCTTCATTGTTGCTTTATTGGCTAAACTGCAAAAGAGACCTCCCAGCTACCTGAACTCGTTTCTCATTTATATATCTGTCACTATATCGGTGGAAGTCATCACCTGGTGGTACAGCCTTCATAATATGAATAACCTGAAGTATTATAATGGCTACGCTATCCTGAATTTCCCATATTTGTTATACCTGCTCCGCTCCTTCCTGTCCACACCTAAGGTGATCAGGGCGCTGAGTTATACGATTGCCCTATTCCCGGTATTTGGGATCGTTAATATGTTCTTTTTACAGGGTACGGGTACCTTTAATACGTATACATATATGCTGGGCTGCCTGCTGGTAGTGATCACCTGCATCTTTTATTTTTATGAACGTATTAAATTCCCCGGTCCTCACAGCCTGCTCCAGGACCCTACTTTCTGGACAGCTACCGGGTTGCTGTTCTTTTACACATGCAGTCTTCCGCTGAACGGGATCCTGAATTTTATTTCCAATATGCCATGGATGGTGTTTACTACGCTACATGTAACAAATATTATGATAAATATTATTCTATATTTATTCTTTAGTATTTCGTTTATATGCAATCTGATTTTCAGGAAATCTTCCCTGTAGTATTTACATCTATCTTCCTGCTTGTATTACTGGTGGGATTCATTATCATTATGCTGATTCTGAATCAGAAAGGCCGCCTTGCGCAGGCCCAGGAGCTTCGATTGCTCAAAGAGCGCTATGAACAGGAACTACTCCGGTCACAACTGGAAATCCAGGAAAACGTGTTTGGACACCTTTCCCAGGAAATCCATGACAACATCGGTCAGTCCCTCACTTTCGTAGCCCTCTCCCTCCTGACCGTACCCGTGGAAAATAACAGCGAAGCGCATGAATATATAGAGGAAAGCCGAAAGGCTCTACAGAAGGCCATTACAGAGCTGCGAGACCTGTCACGCAGCCTCCATACTGACAGAATTACGGAAGTCGGATTAGGGCAAAGCATCAATTTCGAGCTGGAAAGACTAAGACGAACCAATTTATACGAAACTTCCTTTAATTTTGCAGACATCCGGAACCTGCTTGATCACCAAACAGAGATTATCGTCTTTCGCATCGTACAGGAAATGCTGAACAACATTGTGAAGCATGCCAAGGCGACTAAAGTGGAAGTCAGGCTTTCCCATAACATAGACTTTATTGACCTGGAAATAACTGATAACGGTATTGGTTTTGACCAGGAAGCCCTGTTTGCCGACTTAAACCAGCACAAGGGCCTTGGACTTAGAAACATCCGTAAAAGAGCCAGTCTTATTGGTGGAACCTTTCAGATCAACAGCGCTAAAAACAGCGGAACTGCTATCCGAATCACTATACCCGTAAATAAACAATCATTCCATGAGCATAACCAGGAAAGCGAAATATAGTGTTGCCATTGCTGATGACCATGTACTTGTCAGAAAAGCCCTTGGGCGATTAATTAACACTTTTGCGGATTATTTCATTCTCTTCGAAGCCAACAATGGGGAAGAAGTGATCAAAATCATCAATAACAGGGAAATGCAGCTACCTGATATCCTCATTCTCGACGTGAATATGCCGGGTATGAACGGATATGAAACTGCCACCTGGATCAATAACCATTTCCCTCAGATCAAGGTACTGGCCCTATCCATGCTGAACGATGAATCAGTGATTATCAAAATGCTGAAATCGGGAGCAAAAGGATACATTATGAAGAATGTAGAACCAGATGATCTAAAGGAAGCTTTTGATTCTATCATCAAAAAAGACTTCTACCTGCCCGATTATATCTCTGGCAAGGTGATCTCTGGCTTGCAGAAAGATGTACTTTCTCTCAGCGAAAAAATCGAACTCACGCCCAAGGAAAAAACCTTCCTGCAATACCTTTGTACAGAGTTGTCTTACAAAGAAATTGCACAAAAGATGTTCGTGAGCCCACGCACTATCGACGACTACAAAAGTAGTCTTTGCGATAAACTGAAAGTAAAAACCAGAGTAGGTTTAGTAATCTTCGGCATTCGGTATGGCCTGATCGATATCAATACCGATTGATGATTGAATAACCATTATAAGGCATGATCCTTTAAGACCGGTTTCCCTTTCCAGACTTTTTGCGCTGTCCATTCTTCCGGAGCACCGGTCCAGAAAGTGTGTCCGGGAGGCAAACCCAATGCGAGAAATGCCACTGTACACAGGTAAGAGCTGCCAGTAGCCGTATAGACATCTGCTATTTCCGGCTGATGGCCACAAAAGCCCAGCTGCATCCAACCCTTTTGATCAAAGGTATCCGGCGCTTCGAAGATGCGCTTCTTGACAGCTGTCAATGCACACCTGACCTGTGCAGGAGAGAGTGATGCAGGTAACTGATCGTGGAGCGCCAGTTGCACGAGGGGCTGGAAACCCGCATTTCTGTAAGCCATAGACCGACCTACTACAGGGAATGTGCCTTCAGGAGAGATGAGTCTTTCCTGGATCACCGCATACCGTTGCATACGTTCCAGTGCCTGATCATATTCTGATCGATTGGCTTTGCCTTTGGCCACCAATACCTTTAGGATATCGACCAGCATGGGCTGGATCACAAATCCGTTGTAATAGTCAAAGTGAAAGTCTGTACCATCGCCATACATGCCATCACCTTTGTACCATTCCTGGTGTTTTTTGATAGCAAAGTCTACGCGCATCGCATCCCAGTCTTCGCCGAATTCAAGTAAGGCGGTTTCTATCATGGCAGCAAAGAGTAACCAGTTGTTATAACCGGGCTTGATGCTACGCAGGCTTTTGAATGCCGCTACGACCTGACGTTTTACTTTGTCAGACAGTGGCTCCCAGAGTTGTTTGGGGGCACGGATAAATCCATGCGCCAGAAAAGCGCCGTCTACCAAAGGCTGGCCGTCGTACCTGCCTGTGAAGTTCATGTAGTCAGGGCCGGAAGGATCCACTGCCTGAGCGGTAGCTGACTGTGCCAATTTGATCATATGGCCCCGAATTTTGCCTTCTTCCGTCTCGTCAGCACCAAGTTCCAGCCAGGGG is a genomic window of Chitinophaga sp. LS1 containing:
- a CDS encoding SGNH/GDSL hydrolase family protein, whose product is MKNSRIPKLALLAIISLICGKAHAQKDTSWHWYIPAQIEGQAFSVATKYDRLPAKAAQTVPSKVWNLSRMSAGLSVRFRTSAPDIVVRYVVTGKLDMPHMPATGASGVDLYSIDPNGAWKWSAGKYNFGDTVTYRFSGMSKDAGEYRLYLPLYNTVKWLEIGTVGSDSVHFLPLRPEKPIVVYGTSIAQGACASRPGLAWTNQLDRMMDRPVINLGFAGNGKLDPPVTELLTEIDAKVYVLDCLPNISSRSYEEIFAKVLAAVEQLRKVKPNTPILLVEHGRIGGNDALENAYYSLQDKGVKQLYLLPVEQLGLGIESTVDGTHPNDIGMQQYANAYAQILRQIFHEPIGNINTTIPCRQYRELIRYDWDLRHNTLLAMNKKNPPKVVIIGNSITHFWGGEPAGPIARGTDSWPKGARNMGFGWDRVENVLWRVYHDELDGFEARKIVIMIGTNNLQMNTDAEIIAGLQQLVIAIKERQPKADILLAGILPRVDMADRVAKINKGIQQMAGMQQVLFINPGQVLLNTDLKPDSTLFTDGLHPNSTGYSQLADYLRSYLQ
- a CDS encoding DUF2264 domain-containing protein → MNRRRFIQAVPIAGLATAVKPGNMLPSSIPPTNDRAYCASLLVRIAEPVLYNLSKGQLKKTMPLEVAPAYSKPVEKVTYLEAFGRTMAGIAPWLELGADETEEGKIRGHMIKLAQSATAQAVDPSGPDYMNFTGRYDGQPLVDGAFLAHGFIRAPKQLWEPLSDKVKRQVVAAFKSLRSIKPGYNNWLLFAAMIETALLEFGEDWDAMRVDFAIKKHQEWYKGDGMYGDGTDFHFDYYNGFVIQPMLVDILKVLVAKGKANRSEYDQALERMQRYAVIQERLISPEGTFPVVGRSMAYRNAGFQPLVQLALHDQLPASLSPAQVRCALTAVKKRIFEAPDTFDQKGWMQLGFCGHQPEIADVYTATGSSYLCTVAFLALGLPPGHTFWTGAPEEWTAQKVWKGKPVLKDHAL
- a CDS encoding sensor histidine kinase, which gives rise to MQSDFQEIFPVVFTSIFLLVLLVGFIIIMLILNQKGRLAQAQELRLLKERYEQELLRSQLEIQENVFGHLSQEIHDNIGQSLTFVALSLLTVPVENNSEAHEYIEESRKALQKAITELRDLSRSLHTDRITEVGLGQSINFELERLRRTNLYETSFNFADIRNLLDHQTEIIVFRIVQEMLNNIVKHAKATKVEVRLSHNIDFIDLEITDNGIGFDQEALFADLNQHKGLGLRNIRKRASLIGGTFQINSAKNSGTAIRITIPVNKQSFHEHNQESEI
- a CDS encoding GH92 family glycosyl hydrolase, with the translated sequence MGARFAFHLTMLTAVTLFAKESSQAQDKDLTRYVKPIIGTAKMGHVYPGATVPFGMVQLSPDTDTIPYEMNGKYNPDVYKYCAGYQYSDKTICGFSHTHFSGTGHSDLGDFLIMPTTGQLHLNPGTADHPETGYRSTFSHDNETAAADYYKVKLDKYNITAELTATNRVGFHQYTFAEATDQAHIILDLMAGIYNYSNKNVWTFVRVENDTLITGYRQTNGWARTRIEYFAMSFSKPFYQYGHQNQTNDVYRGFWRKFDTNHNFPEMAGRQVRAYFDFKVAAGEKVKIKFALSPVSTEGALKNLREEAPGWDFEKVKQDGQALWNKELHKIDAQLLNEDEMVNFYTAMYHAFISPTTYMDVDGNYRGLDQNIHQAQHFTNYTTFSLWDTYRALHPLFNIIQPKRNADMAQSMLAHFDQSAQHMLPVWSHYANENWCMIGYHSVSVIVDAVMKGNASFDANKALDACVTTALHRTYDGLGYYIDNGYVPEDKSGASVSKTLEYAYDDWCIAQLAKKLHRDDIYATFIKRSENYKNVYDPASGYMRPRLSDGSFRKEFDPLKTDNQGFIEGNAWNYSLYVPQNPAAMIALRGDKKAFSRHLDSLFTMHLPDEFFAETEDITRDGIIGNYVHGNEPSHHAAYLYNWTGEPWKTQERVRMILKKMYKPSADGLGGNDDCGQMSAWYIFTSLGFYPVCPGSTEYILGSPAVKSAVLQLENGKTFTVEAPNQSETNVYVQKVTLNGKPVVSNSITHDDIMNGGKLVFYMGAKPKK
- a CDS encoding response regulator transcription factor, whose product is MSITRKAKYSVAIADDHVLVRKALGRLINTFADYFILFEANNGEEVIKIINNREMQLPDILILDVNMPGMNGYETATWINNHFPQIKVLALSMLNDESVIIKMLKSGAKGYIMKNVEPDDLKEAFDSIIKKDFYLPDYISGKVISGLQKDVLSLSEKIELTPKEKTFLQYLCTELSYKEIAQKMFVSPRTIDDYKSSLCDKLKVKTRVGLVIFGIRYGLIDINTD